The segment AGAGCCGATCTGGCTGTCGGAAGCGTTCAGGTGGTCGGCCTTGCTGAGGATGGCCACGGCGTGCAGGCACTCGGTGGCGCCGTAGATCTGCATGAAGATATTGCCGAAGCGCTCCTGTGCCTGGCGCAGCTTGGCCGGGCTCATGGGCGCGGCGCCATAGGCCAGGGTCTGTAGCGAGGAGAGGTCGTGGTCGGTGGCCTCCGGCATTTCCAGCAGCCGGTAGATCATGGTCGGCACCAGCAGGGTCATGGTGACCCGCTCGGCTGCGATGTTTCGGCACAGCTGGGCCAGGTCGGGCACGTTCTGGGTCAGGGTGCAGCCGCCGCGGAACAGTGTCGGCAGCAGGCCGAGACCTGAGCCGTGGCTGATGGGGGCCATGTGCAGGAAACGGGTATCGGGCTGGTAGGGCTGCTCGCTCTCCATGTACATGGAATCACGCAGGGCGAGCCAGTTGTCCATGGTGTAGGGCACGCACTTGCTGACGCCAGTGGTGCCGCCGGTGAAGCGGTAGGAGACCACATCGGTCTGCGTTTCGTGGGCAACATCCGGAGTGGCGTCGCTCACTCCTTCCAGCAGGTCCCAGAAATACAGCAGACCGTCACGGGGTTGGGCCGGCGGATCCATGCAGACCACCTGGATGCCCTGCTCGTGGAGCATTTCGAAATAACGCTCCAGCAGCGTGTTTTCCAGAAGCACCGCCTTGGGGCGGATCTGGGCGATCTGCGAGCGATGCTCATCGAGGGAGTCGCGGAAATTGGTATAGGCGCCAGCGGCCTCAGACTTCATTGAGGTCCAGGCGTGCACCAGAGAAAGGTTGTCGTTGTCCAGGATGCACAGGTAGACGTCGCCACGGCGCAGCCCAAGGCGCTCGCGCAGCATGTTGGCGATGCGGTTGGTCAGTGAATGCAGCTCGCGGAAGGTGTAGCGGCGCTTGCGCTCGATGTTCACCAGCGCTTCGCGGTCTGCGAAACGCACGGCGAGGTTGCCCATGGTGCGGGCGAAATTCATTTTTGTCGTCATTGTTATTTTCCCTTCTTTAGCCTGGATGGCCGGCCATCGGCGCGAAGCCCCGCGTCCCTTGTACAAGGCACGCGGGGCCTCGTCCAGCGTGGGATCAGACTCCCTTGATGCCTTTCATCGCGGTGTCGATGAAGAGCTTCACCTGCTCGTTGGCATCGTTACGCGGACCGGCGGTGTTCCAGTCGGTGATGCGTGCCAGTTGTGCCTGGATGTCTTCCGGGGTCAGGTCGGCGCCGCCGATGTAGATCGGCGCGGTTTCTTCCATGCGAATGGCGGAGAACACGCCGGCGCCGGCGCCCAGCACCAGCTTGCTGGGTGCATCTTCGCTCACCAGCAGCAGCGCGCCAGGACTGACCTGCTCGGGGCGGCTGGCGGCGAGCAGTTCCGCCGGCATCACGTCCTCGGTCATGCGGGTGGCGGCCATGGGCGCCAGGGTGTTGACTCGGATGTTGTTCTTCACGCCTTCGATGGCGAGCATGTTCATCAGGCCCACCAGGGCCATTTTCGCCGCGCCATAGTTGGCCTGGCCGAAATTGCCGAACATGCCGGCGGCGGAGGTGGTCATCAGCACGCGGCCATAGTTCTGCTCGCGCATCAGGTCCCACACGGCCTTGGTGCAGTTGATCGAGCCCATCAGGTGGACATTGATCACCGCATGGATGTCAGCCATATCCATCTTGGTGAAGGACTTGTCGCGCAGGATGCCGGCATTGTTGATCAGGATGTCGACGCGGCCGAAGGCTTCGACCGTCTGTCGGACCAGGGCCTGGACCTGCTCATAGTCGGCCACGTTGGCGCCGTTGGCGATGGCGGTACCACCGGCCTGGCGGATTTCCTCGACCACGGCCAGGGCGGCCTCGGTGGAGCTGCCGGAGCCGTCGCGGCTGCCGCCGAAGTCGTTGATCACCACTTTGGCACCGCGAGCGGCCAGTTGCAGGGCGTGGACGCGGCCCAGGCCGTTGCCGGCGCCCGTGACGATGGCGACGCGATCATCGAAGCGAATGGTCATGGTGTGTTTCCTCTCTCTTGTAATGCTAGTCAGGAGGGGGACGGCGGGAAAATGCGTGGTTTTCCGGGTCGCCGTCCCCGCAAGTGTCAGGCGCGGGCGAAGATGCCAACGTGCTCGGTCGATTCCTCGACGCGCCAGAGGCCGCCGCCGTTGCCCTGCAGGGCGATGCGCGCACCTTCGACCTGGCGCTTGCCGCAGTCGCCGCGCAGTTGCTCGACCAGCTCGAAGATCTGGCCGATGCCGGTGGCGCCGATGGGGTGGCCCTTGGATTCCAGGCCGCCCGACGGGTTGACCGGCAGCTTGCCGCCGAGGGTGAAGTCACCGCGTTCAGCCATCACGCCGCTCATGCCCGGCTCGCACAGGCCCAAGGACTCGAGGGCGAGCAGCTCGCCGATGGCGGTGGCGTCATGCACCTCGGCCACGTCGATGTCCTGCGGGGAAATGCCGGCCTGCTCGAAGGCGGCCTTGCCGGCCAGGTGGGTGCAACCCTTGTCGAATTCCTCGGCGGCGCGGGCCGAAGCCGAACGAACCACGCTGGCCAGTACCTTGATCGCGCGGCTTTTGTCGAAGCCGTATTTCTTCAGCGCCGATTCGGTGCAGAGGATAGCGGCGGCGGCGCCATCGGAGATGGGCGAGCACATCGGCAGGGTGATGGGGTAGGTGATCGGCGGCGCGGCGAGGATTTCCTCGATGCTCATGGCATTGCGGTACTGCGAGCGTTCGTTGTGCACCGAGTGTCCGTGGTTCTTCGAGGACACGGCGGCCAATTGGCGCTGGGTGATGCCGTAGCGCTCCATCAGGCCGCCACGGCCCAGGGCCGCGTAGACGTCCATGAAGGGGCTGTAGGGCTTGTCGGACTGGGAGCCGGGCGGCGGCACGATGCCCTTGCCCATGGCCGCCAGGAAGTTCTTGTTCTCCTCGAAGGTCTCGATGTCCCAGGCAGACTCGAAGGCGGAGAACATCTTCATCTTGTCGCTGTAGAACATCTTCTCAGCGCCCACGGCGATGGCCACGTCGGCGGCGCCCGCGCGCAGCTGGGTGACAGCCAGGTTGAAGGCGTGGCTGGAGGAGGCGCAGGCGCCTTCGATGTTGAAGATCGGGATGCTGTCCAGGCCCAGGGGCAGCAGCGCCACCTGGCCACGGATCATGTGCTGGCCATCGAAGTGGCCCTGGGTGCAGTTGCCGAAGAAGGCCACCTGGATCCATTTACGGTCACAATTGGCATCCTTCAGGGCATCCTCGACCGCCCAGGCGGTGAGTTGCTTGATGGTCTTGTCGGTATGGCGGCCAAAAGCGGTCATGCCGACACCGACTATGTATACGTCTTCCATCTTTACTCCTTCGTGATCCGTTCGCCGGATCACGACTATCGGATTAAGGCCGCGAGGATCAGTAGCCCTTGAATTCCGGCTTGCGCTTCTCGGCGAACGCGCGCAGCCCTTCAGCTAGATCATGGGAACGCTGGTGGTTGCGCAGCTCCAGCAGCTCATCGCGCAGCGCATCGGCGCGCGACTTGTCGCCGGATTCGTTCGCCACCCGCTTCATGCGGCGCAGTACCAGGGGACTCTTCTCGGCCAGCTTATTGCCGATGGCCTGCACGCGGTCCAGGAGCTCGGCATCGGCCACCACTTCGTTGACCAGGCCATAGGCCTTCATGTCCTGGGCAGGCAGGGAGTCGCCGGTGAACAGCATGTACTTGGCGACGTTCTCCGGAACCTTGCGCGGGAGTACTGCGGCGCCGCCGCCACCGGGGAACACCCCGAAGTTGGAATGGGCATCGCCGAAACGGGCGCTCTCGGCCGCGATCACGAGATCGCAGCAGAGGACAGTCTCCAGGCCGCCCGCGAGGGCCAGGCCATTGACGGCGGCGATTACCGGCTTCGGATATACGCGCAGCAGGTCGAAGAACTCGACGATGGTGTCCAGCAGGTCCCGGTCGCCGGGCTGCGGCGCGCCGGCCGCCTTCAGGTCGGCGCCAGCGCAGAAGGCCGGGCCGGTGCCGGTCAATGCCAGCACACGCACGTTGGTGTCGGCTTCCCAGGCATGCAGGCGGGCGGTCATGGCCTCCAGCATATCCCGGCTCAGGGCATTCATGGCTTTCGGACGCGTCAGGGTGATCCAGCCCACCTGACCCTTCACTTCAAAAGAAACGGACTCGCTCATCACATCTCCTCACTCGTCATTCAAACAGCGTTTCTGCCTGAGTCCGAACTTACGCGAGCCCCTTCGGGACGCACCCCCCCCCTTGCGGACGGGGGCGGCTGCCACGCGGTTGTTGCAGGATGCCGGTGGTGTCCCACCGCTTGAGCCGGGTGCAGCCCACGCCCGGTTCCTGCCGCAGTCGGGCCTACCCGTGACAGAAACGAAGAAGGGCGGAGAACACGAGCATGCATACAACAATCATCAATGCCGAGGACCTGCTGGTTGCGACCAAATTCTCACCTCCGCGGCTCAACGCGCGGCACATCGCCCGGGGGCAACTGCTGGCACGCCTGCAGGAGGGTCAGCGCGGGATCGCCACGCTGATCACCGGAGGGGCGGGGTTCGGCAAGACCATCCTGCTTGCGCAATGGCGCCTGGAACTGATGCGTGCCGGGCTCGACGTGGCCTGGATCGCCTTCAGCCTTGACGACCGGCAGTTCGCCAGTTTCCTGGCCTACCTGCTCTCGGCACTCCAGCGCCTGGGGCTGCGCATCGATCCGGAGTGGCTGAACAGCGATGGCAGCGAGCAGTCGACCAACGCCCTGATCGCCATCGTCACCCGCGAGGCGCAGAGCATCGGCAGGGAGCTGCATCTGCTGATCGATGATTTCCAGCATGTGGAGTCGCCCGCAGCCCACCGGTTGATGCAGAAGCTGCTGGACCATTGCCCGGCCAACCTGCACCTGACCATTGCCTCCCGATCCACGCCGTCGCTCAGCCTTGGGCGCCTGCGCATGCAGGGTAACGTGGCCGAGATCGATTTCACCGAACTGCCTTTCGACCTGGACGAGACGAGGGATTTCTTCCAGCAGAACCTCAGCAGCCTGACCCTCAGTGCCGACGAAGAACGCCTGATCCACGACCTGACCAACGGCTGGCCGGCCGCCCTGCAGCCGATCGCCACTATGCTGCGGGTGCGCCCGAGCAAGCGATCGCAGCTTCGTTCGATCCTCTGGAAATCCAACGATTTGCAGGCCTACCTTGCGGAAGACGTAGTGGCCTGCCTGCCGCCCGGACTGATCGATTTCATGGAGAAGGTCTCGCTCTTCCGCCGCTTCAACCCTGATCTTGCCCAATTCGTCACCGGCAGCTCGCGTGCACACGAGCTGATAAAGCGTGCCGAGGATGAGAACCTGCTGATCCACCGCATCGAGTCCAACGACAACGTTCCCTGGTACCGTTTCCATCCGTTGTTCGGGGAGTTCCTCGCACAGCGCCTGTCATCGCGGAGCGACCTCCAGGTGGAGGCGTTGCATCAGCGCGCCAGCCAGTGGTTCGCCGAGCGCGACTATCTGGTGGAGGCGGTGCGCCACGCCAACCTGGGCGGTGACCTGGACTATGCGGTCAAGGCCATGGAGGAGGCGATCTCGACGAACTGGAGCATGGCCTATATCAGCCCCATGCTTCACCTGCTGGAGCGCCTGCCGCAGGAGACCCTGTTCTCCCATCCCCGGCTGTTCATCATCGGCTGCCTGACCTACGCGTTCACCGCGCGACCGGACAAGGCGCAGCGCTGGCTCGAACGCATTCGCCGCACCGAGGCGGCGCGCAATCCGGCCGTATCGTCGAAGTTCACCCTTGCGGACGCGGCCATCGCCCTTCAACTGGACCAGCCCCGACGGGTGATCAGCCTTCTGGAGCCCTCCCAGCAATCACCGCTGGAGAACCGCTCATTGCGTTACATCAGCCTCTCGGCTCTGGCGACCGCCTATCTCGCCGTTGGACGCCAGGAGGACGCCCGGCGGCTTTATGCGCAGCAGCCTATCCATGCCGAGGACCGTGACAATGACATGGCCATGGTCTTCGAAAGCACACGTGCCCTTGCCTTCCTCAAGGAAGGCGACGCGCGCGAGGCCGAACGATTGGGTGCGAGCATTCTCGCGCGCGCGGAAGAGTCGTACGGGCGTGGCTCGGTGTCGGCCAGCCTGTGCGCCGCGACCCTCTGCGATGCCTCTTACGAACTGGACCATCTCGATGACGCGTTGCGGGTGCTCGCCAATCGCAGCGGCATCCTTCGCTCCTCCATGCCGGACGTGATGGCCCGCGCTTCGATTTGCCGCGCCCGCATCGCGGTGATACGCGAGACACCTCGTGCGGCCCTGGATTTCCTCGAGTCACAGGCCGCGCATTTCCAGGTAATGGGTCTGGATCGCCCGCAGGCGTTGATGCTGGCCGAACAGGTCAATCTGCTGCTTGGCCAGGGCGAGGTACGTCGAGCCACTGAACTGGTGGCCCTGCTGGCGGCCCTGGAGTCGACACAGCACGCGACCGCTGAAACCCGTGGCGAGATCTCCGCCATTGCTGCCTTGTCCCGCGCCCGCCTGGCGCTCGCCCAGCATGACCCTGCCTGGGCCCTGGAAGACCTGGCGGCAGTCGGTGCGTTCGCCGAAAGGTCGGGGCGCGTGCGTACCCTGGTCAAGGTTCGCCTGCTGGCGGCGCGGGCTCACCGTGAACTGGGACACCAGGATGCCGCCCGGGAAAGCTTGCGGGCCGCTGTCGAAACCGCCGAGCGGCTCGGGCTGGTGCGCACCCTCCTGGACGAGGGACCGGCGGTGATGGCGCAATTGGCGGCATGGTGCCAGGAGCTCGAACCGGAAGTACCGCTGGCCGCTTACCTGGACCGCCTGCGGGCATGCAACGGCTCGGATGAAGAGGCGCCCACGATTGCCGTGCCCACGCGCAGTCAGGCAGATCTGCCACGCATCAACCTGACCCCGCGGGAGCTGGAAATCCTCGGTCTGGTGTCCCAGGCGATGTCGAACAAGCGCATCGCGCTGACGCTCAACATCACGTTCGGCACCGTGAAATGGAACGTGAAGAACATCCTCGCCAAGTTGGGCGTATCGAGCCGCTATGCCGCGATTTCTCTGGCCCGACAGCAGGGACTTCTGAAGTAGCCGGAATTCCTCCAGGAAGGTTTCCCCTACCGAGAGGGGGGGCGCGGACGCAGGTTTGCCGCCCCCAAGCTGTGGACATTGCGCCAAGTGCCATGCCCGCCTCGCGGCCTGGCCACCGCCGGTGACATCCCGGCGGTGGCGCCGGGCCGGCAAGCGCAACTATGGCAGTCGCACCGCAATGCATTGGTACGTCGACCTAGATCAAGGGGAAGAATATGAGCGATACATCTGCAGTATTCCTGAGCGAACAGGAAATCATGATCCGTGACACGGCCCGCAAGGTGGCTCAGGAAGTCGTGGCCGCCACGGCCGCCGAACGCGACCGCACCGGTGCCTGGCCGACCGAGGAGCTCAAGGCGGTGGCCGAACTCGGTTTCCTCAGCATGCACGTTCCCGCCGAGGCCGGCGGCGCGGGCATGTCGTTCCCGGAGTATTGCCTGGCGATCCAGGAGTTCGCCGCGGCCGACGCCGGCTTCGCCACCATCCTTCATGTCCATAACGGCATGGCCGATATGTTCTCGCGCTTCGGTACCCAGGCGCAAAAGGACAAGTACCTGGCCGGGATGATTTCCGGCGATCTCATCGCCGCCGGCCTGCTCACCGAACCCCACGCGGGCTCGGACACCGCCGCCTTCCGCACCTCCGCGCGCCGCGAAGGCGACAGCTACGTGCTGAACGGCAGCAAACAGTTCATCTCCAACGGCAGCGAAGCAGGCATCGCGTTCGCCTTTGCCGCCTTCACCGACACCTCCGAAGGCCGCAAGGGGCCGACCATGTTCATCGTCGATCCGCGCGAACCCGGCTATGTCGTGACTCGCGTCGAGAGCAAGATGGGCCAGCGTTCCGCCCACGTGGCCGCCATCCAGCTGGACAACTGCCGGGTGCCGGCGGAAAACATCCTGGCCGAGGAGGGCAGCGCCTACAAGCGCCTGATGGCCACCCTGTCCGAAGGCCGGATTGGCATCGCCGCCATTGCCGTGGGCGCCGCCCGTGCCGCCCTGGAAGCTGCGGTGAAGTACGCCAAGGAGCGCGAAGCCTACGGCGCGCCGATCATCAACCTGCAGGGCGTGGCCTTCGACCTGGCCGACATGGCCGCGCAGTATGAAGTGGCCCAGAACTACGTGCTGCACACGGCGCGCCTGCACCAGGCCGGCGTGCATTGCGCCAAGGAAGCCTCCATCGCCAAGCTGTTCGCCAGCGAGATCGCCGAGAAGGTCTGTTCCGACGCGCTGCAGATCCATGGCGGCTACGGCTACCTGAGCGACTTCCCGGTGGAGCGCTACTGCCGCGACGTCCGCGTGACCAAGATCTACGAAGGCACCAGCCACATCCAGAAAGTGATCATCGCCCGCAACCTGTAATCCTGGCGGTCGATACGGCCGGTTAGACAAACGATCGACCAGATTCCGAGCCGGGGAGTTTCCCGGCTCGGTCTCCAACACGGAGGAAATGGATGTGACGGACGAAGCAGTGCTGTACGAAAAGATTGGCACGACGGCGGTCATCACCTTGAACCGTCCGCAAAAGCGCAATGCCCTGGATGGGGCCGTCGCCCGGGGCATGCTGCATGCCGTCGCAATGGCGCGGGACGACGTGGCGGTACGCACCGTGGTGCTGACCGGAGCCGGTGGCGCCTTTTGTTCCGGTGCGGATCTGGCAGGCGACTCGTCGTGCGACGATCCGGTGTTCTTCGGCCGCGATACGGTGCTCGGCCACCAGCGCTGGTTCAGCGCGTTGATCGAGCTGGAAAAGCCCGTCATAGCGGCCGTCGATGGTCCTGCGGTGGGGGCTGGATTTTCCCTGGCACTGGCGGCGGATTTCATCTTCGTGACGCCGCGCACCCGCTTCATGGCCTCTTTCCTGAGCATGGGGCTGGTACCGGACTTGTCGATGTTCCACGTCTTGCCCCGCCTGGTGGGGCTGGCCCGGGCAAAGGAGATCGTGTTTTCCGCCCGTGCGATCGGCGCCGAAGAAGCCCTCTCCATTGGTCTGGCCCAGGCGCTGGCGCCCGCGGAAGAACTGATGGAACGCACGTTGTCCCACGCCAGCCAGTTCGACAATGCACCGCCACGTGCCCTGGCCCTGGCCAAGTCCTTGCTGAACCGCTCGTTCGAGACCGACCGTGCGACCATGAATCAGTTGGAAGCATCGGCCCAGTCACTGTGCGGGGCCAGCCAATACCATGCTGAGGCGGTTCGACGCTTCCTTGCCAAGGAAGGCCTGGCTTACACCGGCGCGATACCGATGGCGGATGAAGACCGACGGGGCCGGTAGGGAAGCGGCCCCGCCGGCCTGTCATTCCAATCAGGAGCGCCGGATGGCATTCGGAGATGGCGGGTGCGGATGCCGGTTTTAATCGAAGCCGGGCCCTTCATGCGTCGCTTCGCCCGGTACTGCGCACCGTGATGCGGTCACTTCGTCGTTGCAACCATCCGCGTTCAGCCGAAATGCAAGACTTCGTGGCGATCGTCTTGTAATTGCGCCATGAACCGCAATGAACAAGAGGGTAGGGGCGTCCGATTCCCCTCCCCTAATAGAGAGGGGCGGTGCCGGGAACGGCATGCCTACTCTTGAGACTCGAAAGCCTGCCGCCCGGCGAGTCCGGGGACGCGCCGAATGGCCGGTGGGATACCCAAAGCTGAGGAGAAAGACATGAGGCAGAAAGTCGTAGTCGCCGGCGTAGGCATGATTCCCTTCGTGAAGCCGGGCCAGAGCGACACCTATGTAGCAATGGGTGAGCAGGCGGTACGTCTTGCCCTGGCGGACGCCGGCGTGGGTTACGAGTCGATCCAGCAAGCCTTTGCCAGTTACATCTACGGCGACTCCACCTGCGGCCAGCGCGTGCTCTACAACGTGGGCATGACCGGCATCCCGGTGATCAACGTCAACAATAATTGCTCCAGCGGTTCCACCGCCCTCTATCTGGCCAACCAGGCCATCGCCAGCGGCATGGTGGACATCGTCCTGGCCGTAGGCTTCGAGCAGATGAATCCTGGCGCCCTGGGCAATACCTTCAATGACCGGCCGTCGCCGCTGGACCTGTTCATGCAGCAATGCGACGCCGCCCTGCCGGAGTCCGTCGGCATCCCGAATGCACTGCGCCTGTTCGGCAGCGCCGGCGTGGAACACATGAAGCGTTTCGGCACGCCGATGGAATCCTTTGCCAAGATCCGCGCCAAGGCCAGCCGCCATGCCGCGAACAACCCGAAATCCGTGTTCCGCAAGGTGGTGACGACCGAAGAGGTGATGGCCGATCAGCTGATGTGGCCTGGCGTCATGACCCGCCTGATGGCCTGTCCGCCCACCTGTGGTTCCGCCGCGGCGGTGCTGTGCAGCGAGGCTTATGCCAAGAAGCACGGCCTGGACTCCAGCGTCTGGATTGCCGGCCAGGCCCTGACCACCGATGGCCAGGAGACCTTCCAGTCTGGCGACCTGCGCGACCTGGCCGGTTTCTCCATGTCCCGCGCGGCGGCCCGCCAGGCATACGAACAGGCCGGCATCGGTGCCGACGAGGTGGACGTGGTGGAGCTGCATGACTGCTTCGCCCACAACGAACTGCTGACCTACGAATCCCTGGGCCTGTGCCCGGAAGGCGGCGCGCAGAAGTTCATCGATGACGGCGACAACACCTACGGCGGCCGCTATGTGGTCAATCCCTCTGGCGGGCTGCTCTCCAAAGGCCACCCGATCGGCGCCACTGGCCTGGCCCAGTGCACCGAGCTGGTCCAGCAGCTGCGTGGCCAGGCCGAACAACGCCAGGTCGAAGGCGCACGCGTGGCCCTGCAACACAACGTCGGCATCGGCGGTGCCTGTGTGGTCACCCTGTATCGCAAGAACTGAGGACGGATCATGGATTTCACTCCCGACTCCAGCCTGGCGGAGTTCCGCCAGGAAGTCAGACGCTTCCTCCAGGACGTGCCGGCGGACCTCAAGGGGTTGCGCCGTGCCACCCGCTCGCCCCGCGAAGAGGTGATGCGCTGGCAGAAAGTCCTCAACGATCGCGGCTGGGGCGCACCCTACTGGGCGAAAGAACATGGCGGCACCGGCTGGACCGTGCCGCAGATCCTGGTGTTCGATGACGAGTGCAGCGCCGCGGGCACTCCAACCCAGGACGGTTTCGTGCACAAGCTGCTCGGGCCGGTGCTCAATGCCTTCGCTTCGCCAGAGCAGAAGGCGCAGCACATGCCGGCCATCTTCAATGGCGAGCGCCTGTGGTGCCAGGGCTTCTCCGAGCCGGGTTCCGGCTCGGACCTGGCGTCGTTGCAGACCCGCGCCGTGCGGGACGGCGACCATTACGTGGTCAACGGCCAGAAGATCTGGACCAGTTACGCCCACCATGCGGACTGGATCTTCCTGTTGGTGCGCACCAACCCGGATGTGAAGAAGCAGGCCGGCATCAGCTTCCTGCTGGTGGACATGAAAACCCCCGGTATTACCGTTCGCCCGATTCGCAGCATCGACGATGCACACCACCTGAACGAGACCTTCTTCGACAACGTTCGGGTGCCGGTAGGCAACCTGATCGGCATGGA is part of the Pseudomonas lalkuanensis genome and harbors:
- a CDS encoding AMP-binding protein, giving the protein MTTKMNFARTMGNLAVRFADREALVNIERKRRYTFRELHSLTNRIANMLRERLGLRRGDVYLCILDNDNLSLVHAWTSMKSEAAGAYTNFRDSLDEHRSQIAQIRPKAVLLENTLLERYFEMLHEQGIQVVCMDPPAQPRDGLLYFWDLLEGVSDATPDVAHETQTDVVSYRFTGGTTGVSKCVPYTMDNWLALRDSMYMESEQPYQPDTRFLHMAPISHGSGLGLLPTLFRGGCTLTQNVPDLAQLCRNIAAERVTMTLLVPTMIYRLLEMPEATDHDLSSLQTLAYGAAPMSPAKLRQAQERFGNIFMQIYGATECLHAVAILSKADHLNASDSQIGSAGRIAAGAEVIIVDDDGNPLELGATGELWVRSRGTVSGYFGNPEASAAEFVDGFWKSGDLCYLDDQGFLHLVDRKKDMIITGGFNVYAVEVEAALNAHPAVSNSAVVGVPHEEWGEALHAEVMLKAGQEVSPEALIEHVKGRLGRFKAPKSILFVDALPVSVVGKVLRRQVREKYWKDKARRVS
- a CDS encoding SDR family NAD(P)-dependent oxidoreductase, giving the protein MTIRFDDRVAIVTGAGNGLGRVHALQLAARGAKVVINDFGGSRDGSGSSTEAALAVVEEIRQAGGTAIANGANVADYEQVQALVRQTVEAFGRVDILINNAGILRDKSFTKMDMADIHAVINVHLMGSINCTKAVWDLMREQNYGRVLMTTSAAGMFGNFGQANYGAAKMALVGLMNMLAIEGVKNNIRVNTLAPMAATRMTEDVMPAELLAASRPEQVSPGALLLVSEDAPSKLVLGAGAGVFSAIRMEETAPIYIGGADLTPEDIQAQLARITDWNTAGPRNDANEQVKLFIDTAMKGIKGV
- a CDS encoding thiolase family protein, producing MEDVYIVGVGMTAFGRHTDKTIKQLTAWAVEDALKDANCDRKWIQVAFFGNCTQGHFDGQHMIRGQVALLPLGLDSIPIFNIEGACASSSHAFNLAVTQLRAGAADVAIAVGAEKMFYSDKMKMFSAFESAWDIETFEENKNFLAAMGKGIVPPPGSQSDKPYSPFMDVYAALGRGGLMERYGITQRQLAAVSSKNHGHSVHNERSQYRNAMSIEEILAAPPITYPITLPMCSPISDGAAAAILCTESALKKYGFDKSRAIKVLASVVRSASARAAEEFDKGCTHLAGKAAFEQAGISPQDIDVAEVHDATAIGELLALESLGLCEPGMSGVMAERGDFTLGGKLPVNPSGGLESKGHPIGATGIGQIFELVEQLRGDCGKRQVEGARIALQGNGGGLWRVEESTEHVGIFARA
- a CDS encoding enoyl-CoA hydratase/isomerase family protein; this translates as MSESVSFEVKGQVGWITLTRPKAMNALSRDMLEAMTARLHAWEADTNVRVLALTGTGPAFCAGADLKAAGAPQPGDRDLLDTIVEFFDLLRVYPKPVIAAVNGLALAGGLETVLCCDLVIAAESARFGDAHSNFGVFPGGGGAAVLPRKVPENVAKYMLFTGDSLPAQDMKAYGLVNEVVADAELLDRVQAIGNKLAEKSPLVLRRMKRVANESGDKSRADALRDELLELRNHQRSHDLAEGLRAFAEKRKPEFKGY
- a CDS encoding LuxR C-terminal-related transcriptional regulator; the protein is MHTTIINAEDLLVATKFSPPRLNARHIARGQLLARLQEGQRGIATLITGGAGFGKTILLAQWRLELMRAGLDVAWIAFSLDDRQFASFLAYLLSALQRLGLRIDPEWLNSDGSEQSTNALIAIVTREAQSIGRELHLLIDDFQHVESPAAHRLMQKLLDHCPANLHLTIASRSTPSLSLGRLRMQGNVAEIDFTELPFDLDETRDFFQQNLSSLTLSADEERLIHDLTNGWPAALQPIATMLRVRPSKRSQLRSILWKSNDLQAYLAEDVVACLPPGLIDFMEKVSLFRRFNPDLAQFVTGSSRAHELIKRAEDENLLIHRIESNDNVPWYRFHPLFGEFLAQRLSSRSDLQVEALHQRASQWFAERDYLVEAVRHANLGGDLDYAVKAMEEAISTNWSMAYISPMLHLLERLPQETLFSHPRLFIIGCLTYAFTARPDKAQRWLERIRRTEAARNPAVSSKFTLADAAIALQLDQPRRVISLLEPSQQSPLENRSLRYISLSALATAYLAVGRQEDARRLYAQQPIHAEDRDNDMAMVFESTRALAFLKEGDAREAERLGASILARAEESYGRGSVSASLCAATLCDASYELDHLDDALRVLANRSGILRSSMPDVMARASICRARIAVIRETPRAALDFLESQAAHFQVMGLDRPQALMLAEQVNLLLGQGEVRRATELVALLAALESTQHATAETRGEISAIAALSRARLALAQHDPAWALEDLAAVGAFAERSGRVRTLVKVRLLAARAHRELGHQDAARESLRAAVETAERLGLVRTLLDEGPAVMAQLAAWCQELEPEVPLAAYLDRLRACNGSDEEAPTIAVPTRSQADLPRINLTPRELEILGLVSQAMSNKRIALTLNITFGTVKWNVKNILAKLGVSSRYAAISLARQQGLLK
- a CDS encoding acyl-CoA dehydrogenase family protein, whose product is MSDTSAVFLSEQEIMIRDTARKVAQEVVAATAAERDRTGAWPTEELKAVAELGFLSMHVPAEAGGAGMSFPEYCLAIQEFAAADAGFATILHVHNGMADMFSRFGTQAQKDKYLAGMISGDLIAAGLLTEPHAGSDTAAFRTSARREGDSYVLNGSKQFISNGSEAGIAFAFAAFTDTSEGRKGPTMFIVDPREPGYVVTRVESKMGQRSAHVAAIQLDNCRVPAENILAEEGSAYKRLMATLSEGRIGIAAIAVGAARAALEAAVKYAKEREAYGAPIINLQGVAFDLADMAAQYEVAQNYVLHTARLHQAGVHCAKEASIAKLFASEIAEKVCSDALQIHGGYGYLSDFPVERYCRDVRVTKIYEGTSHIQKVIIARNL
- a CDS encoding enoyl-CoA hydratase/isomerase family protein: MTDEAVLYEKIGTTAVITLNRPQKRNALDGAVARGMLHAVAMARDDVAVRTVVLTGAGGAFCSGADLAGDSSCDDPVFFGRDTVLGHQRWFSALIELEKPVIAAVDGPAVGAGFSLALAADFIFVTPRTRFMASFLSMGLVPDLSMFHVLPRLVGLARAKEIVFSARAIGAEEALSIGLAQALAPAEELMERTLSHASQFDNAPPRALALAKSLLNRSFETDRATMNQLEASAQSLCGASQYHAEAVRRFLAKEGLAYTGAIPMADEDRRGR
- a CDS encoding lipid-transfer protein, with the protein product MRQKVVVAGVGMIPFVKPGQSDTYVAMGEQAVRLALADAGVGYESIQQAFASYIYGDSTCGQRVLYNVGMTGIPVINVNNNCSSGSTALYLANQAIASGMVDIVLAVGFEQMNPGALGNTFNDRPSPLDLFMQQCDAALPESVGIPNALRLFGSAGVEHMKRFGTPMESFAKIRAKASRHAANNPKSVFRKVVTTEEVMADQLMWPGVMTRLMACPPTCGSAAAVLCSEAYAKKHGLDSSVWIAGQALTTDGQETFQSGDLRDLAGFSMSRAAARQAYEQAGIGADEVDVVELHDCFAHNELLTYESLGLCPEGGAQKFIDDGDNTYGGRYVVNPSGGLLSKGHPIGATGLAQCTELVQQLRGQAEQRQVEGARVALQHNVGIGGACVVTLYRKN